One window from the genome of Streptomyces sp. NBC_00287 encodes:
- a CDS encoding serine-threonine protein kinase produces the protein MARPAMSVSPYWELTFDADGDPDARARDRLLAGVAQHGVHDLLVFAHGWNNDRSGATRLYDSFFAPIPELAPKAKVGYVGVVWPSMRFSDEPIPDFPRAVAAELPPRPVLDKDTRHALLETFPGRATVIDQLARLLEQQSREEAELEEFGRLVRLLVDLVPPGPQALFAADTLAEGVPQDEPAMFHGTAAERCEEFARALAQLESPDETAPDASFALPNPWEGAHELLRQATYYAMKRRAGTVGERGLGRVIGQLAARSPGVRVHLVGHSFGGRLVSFALRGLPKGVRTVKSVTLLQGAFSHYAFSARLPHDPRAGGVLQGQHNRIDGPLVCCFSRHDDALGTMYPLASRMAGHDREFHGFDIGRALGAKWGAMGFDGVQSVPGTKNLKLADALRGPLPAAGCVNVDAAAVVRRGGPPVGAHSDIVHRELARLVLAAGRVR, from the coding sequence ATGGCACGACCGGCAATGAGCGTGTCTCCTTATTGGGAGCTCACCTTCGACGCGGACGGAGATCCCGACGCCCGGGCCCGGGACCGGCTGCTCGCCGGGGTGGCCCAGCACGGCGTGCATGATCTGCTCGTCTTCGCGCACGGCTGGAACAACGACCGATCCGGGGCGACACGGCTCTACGACAGCTTCTTCGCGCCGATCCCGGAGCTGGCGCCGAAGGCGAAGGTCGGGTACGTGGGCGTCGTATGGCCGTCGATGCGGTTCTCGGACGAGCCGATCCCCGACTTCCCGCGCGCCGTGGCGGCCGAGCTGCCGCCGCGGCCGGTGCTCGACAAGGACACCCGGCACGCACTGCTGGAGACGTTCCCCGGGCGGGCGACCGTGATCGACCAGCTCGCCCGGCTGCTGGAGCAGCAGTCGCGCGAGGAGGCCGAGCTGGAGGAGTTCGGGCGTCTTGTGCGGCTGTTGGTGGATCTGGTGCCGCCGGGCCCGCAGGCGCTGTTCGCGGCGGACACGCTCGCGGAGGGCGTGCCGCAGGACGAGCCGGCGATGTTCCACGGGACCGCGGCCGAGAGATGCGAGGAGTTCGCTCGGGCGCTCGCACAGCTGGAGTCGCCTGATGAGACGGCTCCGGACGCCTCCTTCGCGCTGCCGAACCCCTGGGAGGGGGCGCACGAACTGCTGCGGCAGGCGACGTACTACGCGATGAAGCGGCGTGCGGGCACGGTGGGTGAGCGGGGACTCGGGCGGGTGATCGGGCAGCTCGCGGCGCGGTCGCCCGGGGTGCGGGTGCATCTGGTCGGGCACAGTTTCGGCGGGCGGCTGGTGTCGTTCGCGCTGCGCGGGCTGCCCAAGGGGGTGCGTACGGTGAAGTCCGTGACGCTGCTCCAAGGGGCCTTCTCGCACTACGCGTTCTCGGCCCGGCTGCCGCACGACCCGCGCGCGGGAGGGGTGCTCCAGGGGCAGCACAACCGTATCGACGGACCGTTGGTGTGCTGTTTCTCGCGGCACGACGACGCCCTGGGCACGATGTACCCGCTGGCTTCCCGAATGGCGGGCCACGACCGGGAGTTCCACGGTTTCGACATCGGGCGGGCGCTGGGCGCCAAGTGGGGAGCGATGGGCTTCGACGGGGTGCAGTCGGTGCCCGGCACCAAGAATCTCAAGCTCGCCGACGCGCTGCGCGGGCCGTTGCCCGCGGCGGGGTGTGTGAACGTCGACGCGGCGGCGGTGGTCCGGCGCGGTGGTCCGCCGGTCGGGGCGCACAGCGACATCGTGCACCGGGAGCTGGCCCGGCTGGTGCTGGCGGCGGGCCGCGTGCGCTGA
- the soxR gene encoding redox-sensitive transcriptional activator SoxR produces the protein MPKISEKIHELTVGQLAARSGAAVSALHFYEAKGLIASRRTAGNQRRYGRDTLRRVAFIRAAQRVGIPLATIREALAELPEERTPTHEDWARLSAAWRAELDERITQLNRLRDHLTDCIGCGCLSLDTCVLSNPDDAFGERRAGSRLMVERGRTTTKKPA, from the coding sequence GTGCCCAAGATTTCCGAGAAGATCCACGAGCTCACGGTCGGCCAGCTCGCCGCGCGCAGCGGCGCCGCGGTCTCCGCCCTGCACTTCTACGAGGCCAAGGGCCTGATCGCCAGCCGCCGCACAGCGGGCAACCAGCGCCGCTACGGCAGGGACACGCTGCGCCGGGTGGCCTTCATCAGGGCGGCGCAGCGTGTGGGCATCCCCCTGGCGACCATCCGAGAGGCCCTGGCCGAACTCCCCGAGGAGCGAACCCCCACCCATGAGGACTGGGCCCGCCTCTCGGCGGCCTGGCGAGCGGAACTGGACGAACGCATCACCCAACTGAACCGCCTCCGGGACCACTTGACGGACTGCATCGGCTGCGGCTGCCTGTCCCTGGACACATGCGTTCTGTCGAACCCGGACGACGCCTTCGGCGAACGCCGCGCGGGTTCGAGGCTGATGGTGGAACGCGGGCGGACGACCACGAAGAAACCCGCGTAG
- a CDS encoding acyl-CoA dehydrogenase family protein yields MNLELSEEQTAVRQLARDFVAREIAPHVVAWDRAEEVDRGIVKKLGEVGFLGLTVDEEYGGSGGDHLAYCLVTEELGRGDSSVRGIVSVSLGLVAKTIASRGSEEQKRRWLPGLTAGDYVGCFGLTEPGTGSDAGNLATRAVRDGDDYVINGTKMFITNGTWADVVLLFARSTDAPGHKGVSAFLVPTDTPGLSRRTIHGKLGLRGQATAELVLEDVRVPASALLGEEGKGFSVAMSALAKGRMSVAAGCVGLAQAALDVAVKYAGEREQFGKTIAHHQLVQELISDIAVDVDAARLLTWRVADLIDRGLPFATESSKAKLFASEAAVRAANNALQVFGGYGYIDEYPAGKLLRDARVMTLYEGTSQIQKLVIGRALTGVSAF; encoded by the coding sequence ATGAACCTGGAGCTCAGCGAGGAGCAGACCGCCGTACGGCAGCTCGCCCGGGACTTCGTGGCCCGCGAGATCGCCCCGCACGTCGTCGCCTGGGACCGCGCCGAGGAGGTCGACCGGGGCATCGTGAAGAAGCTCGGCGAGGTCGGCTTCCTGGGGCTGACGGTCGACGAGGAGTACGGCGGTTCCGGCGGTGACCATCTCGCGTACTGCCTGGTCACGGAGGAGCTCGGCCGCGGTGACTCCTCGGTGCGCGGCATCGTCTCGGTCTCCCTCGGTCTCGTCGCCAAGACGATCGCGTCCCGGGGGAGCGAGGAGCAGAAGCGGCGGTGGCTGCCGGGCCTGACCGCCGGTGACTACGTCGGCTGCTTCGGCCTCACCGAGCCGGGCACCGGCTCCGACGCGGGCAACCTCGCCACCCGCGCGGTCCGCGACGGCGACGACTACGTCATCAACGGCACCAAGATGTTCATCACCAACGGCACCTGGGCCGATGTGGTGCTGCTCTTCGCCCGCTCCACGGACGCCCCCGGCCACAAGGGCGTCTCCGCCTTCCTGGTCCCCACGGACACCCCCGGCCTGTCCCGCCGTACGATCCACGGCAAGCTCGGCCTGCGCGGACAGGCCACCGCCGAACTGGTCCTGGAGGACGTGCGCGTGCCCGCCTCCGCGCTGCTCGGCGAGGAGGGCAAGGGCTTCTCGGTCGCCATGTCGGCGCTGGCCAAGGGGCGGATGTCGGTGGCGGCGGGGTGTGTGGGCCTCGCCCAGGCGGCCCTGGACGTGGCTGTGAAGTACGCGGGGGAGCGGGAGCAGTTCGGCAAGACCATCGCCCACCATCAGCTCGTACAGGAGCTGATCAGCGACATCGCCGTGGACGTCGACGCCGCCCGGCTGCTGACCTGGCGGGTCGCCGACCTCATCGACCGCGGGCTGCCCTTCGCCACCGAGTCCTCCAAGGCCAAGCTGTTCGCCTCGGAGGCCGCGGTCCGCGCCGCCAACAACGCCCTGCAGGTCTTCGGCGGCTACGGCTACATCGACGAGTACCCGGCGGGCAAGCTGCTGCGGGACGCCCGGGTGATGACCCTCTACGAGGGCACGAGCCAGATCCAGAAGCTGGTGATAGGCCGCGCGCTGACCGGCGTCTCGGCCTTCTGA
- a CDS encoding RNA ligase (ATP) — protein sequence MSTLRVTAEVLTVHEHPNADSLELAQVGLYRAVVAKGAYRTGEVAVYIPEQSVLPTALVEELGLTGRLAGSNSDRVKAVRLRGELSQGIVCRPSALAGVDLAQAASDGTDFAERLGITKWVPPIPPTMSGDVESAPDLLPWVDIENIQRYPGIFTPGEPVVLTEKLHGSACLVTYVADESRMYVSSKGFGAKSLALKEDPRNLYWRAVHGHGVAEVAARLAKRLGARRVGIFGEVYGAGVQDLTYGADGRRESLGYAVFDVSAEIDGSVRWLNAAEVLGDALPLVPELYAGPYDSERVLEIASGRETVSGRGLHLREGVVIRPVVERYSAVTGGRAIAKAVSPAYLTRKGGTEYE from the coding sequence ATGTCGACGCTGCGCGTCACCGCCGAAGTGCTGACCGTCCATGAGCATCCCAACGCCGACTCCCTCGAACTGGCCCAGGTGGGCCTGTACCGGGCGGTCGTGGCGAAGGGCGCGTACCGCACGGGCGAGGTCGCCGTGTACATCCCCGAGCAGTCCGTCCTGCCGACCGCGCTGGTCGAGGAGCTGGGGCTGACCGGGCGGCTGGCGGGGAGCAACTCGGACCGGGTGAAGGCGGTTCGACTGCGCGGGGAGCTGTCGCAGGGGATCGTGTGCCGGCCGTCGGCGCTGGCGGGCGTGGACCTGGCGCAGGCGGCGTCGGACGGCACGGACTTCGCGGAGCGACTCGGGATCACCAAGTGGGTGCCGCCGATACCGCCGACGATGTCCGGGGACGTGGAGTCGGCGCCGGATCTGTTGCCGTGGGTGGACATCGAGAACATCCAGCGGTATCCGGGGATCTTCACGCCGGGCGAGCCGGTGGTCCTGACGGAGAAGCTGCACGGCTCGGCATGCCTGGTGACCTATGTGGCGGACGAGTCGCGGATGTACGTCTCCTCCAAGGGCTTCGGCGCGAAGTCGCTGGCGCTGAAGGAGGATCCACGGAATCTGTACTGGCGTGCCGTGCACGGGCATGGGGTCGCGGAGGTGGCAGCCCGCCTCGCGAAGCGGCTGGGGGCTCGGCGGGTCGGGATCTTCGGTGAGGTGTACGGGGCGGGGGTCCAGGACCTGACGTACGGAGCGGACGGGCGACGCGAGTCCTTGGGGTACGCGGTGTTCGACGTTTCGGCGGAGATCGACGGTTCGGTGCGGTGGCTGAACGCTGCTGAAGTGCTCGGCGATGCGCTGCCGTTGGTGCCTGAGCTGTATGCGGGCCCGTACGACAGTGAGCGGGTGCTGGAGATCGCGAGCGGACGGGAGACCGTGTCCGGGCGGGGGCTGCATCTGCGGGAGGGTGTGGTGATACGGCCGGTGGTGGAGCGGTACAGCGCGGTGACCGGGGGCCGAGCCATCGCGAAGGCGGTCAGCCCGGCGTATCTGACACGGAAGGGCGGAACGGAGTACGAGTGA
- a CDS encoding TetR/AcrR family transcriptional regulator, protein MSTAEETAGGEGSAWGEVTPDAARRLLIAAVEAFAERGYHATTTRDIAGRAGMSPAALYIHYKTKEELLHRISRIGHEKALEILRTASSREGTATERLADAVSSFVRWHAGGRTTARVVQYELDSLGPEARAEILGLRRQVDAEVRGIIEDGVASGEFEVPDVKGTTLAVLSLCIDVARWFNVDGPRTPDEVGELYADLVLRMVGAK, encoded by the coding sequence ATGAGTACGGCGGAGGAGACGGCCGGCGGCGAGGGGTCGGCGTGGGGCGAGGTCACGCCCGACGCGGCCCGGCGGTTGCTGATCGCCGCGGTGGAGGCCTTCGCCGAGCGTGGCTATCACGCCACGACGACCCGTGACATCGCGGGCCGCGCCGGGATGAGCCCGGCGGCGCTCTACATCCACTACAAGACCAAGGAAGAGCTGCTCCACCGGATCAGCCGGATCGGGCACGAGAAGGCGCTGGAGATCCTGCGTACGGCTTCCTCGCGCGAGGGCACCGCGACCGAGCGGCTCGCCGACGCGGTGAGCTCCTTCGTGCGCTGGCACGCGGGCGGCCGTACCACCGCCCGCGTGGTGCAGTACGAGCTGGACTCGCTCGGCCCCGAGGCCCGGGCGGAGATCCTCGGGCTGCGTCGGCAGGTCGATGCCGAGGTGCGCGGGATCATCGAGGACGGGGTCGCGTCCGGCGAGTTCGAGGTGCCGGACGTCAAGGGCACCACCCTTGCCGTGCTGTCGCTCTGCATCGACGTGGCGCGCTGGTTCAACGTGGACGGACCCCGGACGCCCGACGAGGTCGGCGAGCTGTACGCCGACCTCGTGCTGCGGATGGTGGGGGCGAAGTAG
- a CDS encoding YiaA/YiaB family inner membrane protein: protein MSDTSVKQQNTAAFYGQSVASFAVAMAATAIGIYQLEADPWVRAFLGVAVLYLVTSAFTLAKVIRDRQDATTGRPYGPFEKL from the coding sequence ATGAGTGACACATCGGTCAAGCAGCAGAACACGGCCGCCTTCTACGGCCAGTCCGTCGCCTCCTTCGCCGTCGCCATGGCGGCGACCGCCATCGGCATCTACCAGCTGGAGGCCGACCCCTGGGTCCGCGCCTTCCTCGGCGTGGCCGTCCTGTACCTGGTCACCTCCGCCTTCACCCTCGCCAAGGTCATCCGCGACCGCCAGGACGCGACGACGGGCCGGCCGTACGGCCCGTTCGAAAAGCTCTGA
- a CDS encoding MaoC family dehydratase — translation MAEPRSFTSVDDLKAAVGEQLGYTDWLEIDQKRIDLFAEATGDHQWIHIDPEKAATGPFGTTIAHGYLTLSLLPLFGPQLIKVEGVKMGVNYGTNKVRFPAPVPVGSRVRATATITGVDDVTGGVQVTVAFSVEREGGDKPVCVAESVSRYYL, via the coding sequence ATGGCAGAACCGAGGAGCTTCACCTCCGTCGACGACCTGAAGGCCGCGGTCGGCGAGCAGCTGGGGTACACCGACTGGCTGGAGATCGACCAGAAGCGGATCGATCTGTTCGCGGAGGCGACCGGGGATCATCAGTGGATCCACATCGATCCCGAGAAGGCCGCCACCGGCCCGTTCGGGACGACCATCGCCCACGGATACCTCACCCTGTCGCTGCTGCCCCTGTTCGGCCCGCAGCTGATCAAGGTCGAGGGCGTGAAGATGGGCGTCAACTACGGCACGAACAAGGTCCGTTTCCCGGCCCCCGTGCCGGTCGGTTCGCGCGTGCGCGCCACCGCGACGATCACCGGCGTCGACGACGTCACCGGCGGCGTCCAGGTGACGGTCGCGTTCTCCGTGGAGCGCGAGGGCGGTGACAAGCCGGTGTGCGTCGCCGAGTCCGTCTCGCGCTACTACCTGTAG
- a CDS encoding exo-beta-N-acetylmuramidase NamZ family protein, which translates to MRFTRRTLLVATPALAATTTPAAAAGRRLQTGFERLVSDEYSPLNGQRVGIVTNPTGITREARHIVDVMHEDDRVDLRAVFGPEHGFRGTAQAGGSEGRYDDPATGLPVYDTYLKSGRPLADIFTTSGVDTIVFDIQDVGARFYTYIWTLYDCMEAAQLAGKRFVVLDRPNPVTGRAANGPILHKEFATFVGRQPISQAHGMTVAELALLFNGEFLTTPVPLETVTMTGWRRSEFYDASHLPWVPPSPNMPTPDTALVYSGTCLFEGTNLSEGRGTTRPFELLGAEGIDGRWAAEVNRLGLPGVHFREAYFTPTFSKFQGKTVGGVQIHVHDRAAYDPVRTGIALLVTAKKTFPGFTWRSDNWIDKLTGSTQVRTAIDAGASTDEVVDGWQEELAAFRRIRKEYLLYR; encoded by the coding sequence ATGCGCTTTACGAGACGAACTCTCCTAGTCGCAACCCCAGCCCTCGCGGCCACCACAACCCCCGCAGCCGCCGCAGGCCGACGGCTGCAAACGGGCTTCGAACGCCTGGTCTCCGACGAATACTCTCCCCTCAACGGCCAGCGCGTCGGCATCGTCACCAACCCCACCGGCATCACTCGAGAAGCCCGCCACATCGTCGACGTCATGCACGAAGACGACAGGGTGGATCTCAGGGCCGTCTTCGGGCCAGAACACGGCTTCCGAGGCACCGCCCAGGCAGGCGGCTCCGAGGGCCGCTACGACGACCCCGCCACCGGCCTCCCCGTGTACGACACGTACCTCAAGAGCGGCCGGCCCCTCGCCGACATCTTCACCACGTCCGGCGTCGACACGATCGTCTTCGACATCCAGGACGTAGGCGCCCGCTTCTACACCTACATCTGGACGCTCTACGACTGCATGGAGGCAGCCCAGCTCGCAGGCAAGCGCTTCGTCGTGCTGGACCGCCCCAACCCGGTGACCGGCCGCGCAGCGAACGGCCCCATCCTGCACAAGGAGTTCGCCACCTTCGTAGGCAGGCAACCCATCTCGCAGGCGCACGGAATGACGGTCGCCGAGCTGGCCCTGCTGTTCAACGGGGAGTTCCTGACAACCCCCGTCCCCCTGGAAACCGTCACGATGACGGGCTGGCGGCGCTCTGAGTTCTACGACGCCTCGCATCTGCCCTGGGTCCCGCCGAGCCCGAACATGCCGACTCCGGACACGGCCCTGGTGTACTCGGGGACCTGTCTCTTCGAGGGCACGAACCTCTCCGAGGGCCGAGGCACCACCCGCCCCTTCGAACTCCTCGGCGCGGAGGGCATCGACGGCCGCTGGGCCGCCGAGGTCAATCGACTCGGCCTGCCGGGCGTGCACTTCAGGGAGGCGTACTTCACGCCCACCTTCTCCAAGTTCCAGGGCAAGACCGTCGGCGGCGTCCAGATCCACGTCCACGACCGGGCCGCCTACGACCCCGTCCGCACCGGAATCGCCCTCCTCGTCACCGCCAAGAAGACGTTCCCCGGCTTCACTTGGCGCTCCGACAACTGGATCGACAAGCTCACCGGCTCCACTCAGGTCCGCACGGCAATCGACGCGGGCGCGAGCACGGACGAGGTGGTGGACGGCTGGCAGGAGGAACTGGCCGCGTTCCGGAGGATTCGAAAGGAATACCTCCTCTACAGATGA
- a CDS encoding penicillin acylase family protein encodes MPRRIPRTALDRQRTPGRFPGFLKTASVCVLIAGLLSPLSQAVAAEDADAGATAVTDHCGNQCSDILPPGENGNATLAQILLNQAFGTMPAHASDQLGPYNNLATGYPGLTNSTITNFFNDASFGVPADQVASTVRPAGRSDVTIVRDKKTGVPHITGTTRYGTEFGAGYAAAEDRLWLMDVFRHVGRGQLTSFAGGDPANQGLEQEFWRHAPYTEADLQAQIDNAVADNGARGQQALADVNAYVAGINAYIDASDSGRYFPGEYVLTGHKDSVTNAGTIEHFKATDLVALASVIGALFGSGGGGEVNNAMSLLAAQERYGVAEGTEVWESFRERNDPEAVVTVHDKSFPYAEKPANPQGTALPAAGSVTAEPLVYDRTGSAATATAADTSATATKTAMSSARRGMSNALVVSGEHTASGHPVAVFGPQTGYFAPQLLLLQEIQGPGISARGASFAGLSMYVELGRGQDYSWSATTSGQDIIDTYAVELCQDDYHYLYRGTCTAMEKIERKNAWKPTTADDTPAGSYTLRVWRTKYGPVSHRATVDGKRVAYTTLRSSFFHEADSIIGFQMLNDPDYLKSPETFQTAVQHINFTFNWFYADSEHTAYYNSGDNPVRATGVDAEFPVWAQPSYEWRNWNPTTNTADYTPPSAHPNSIDQDYYISWNNKQAADYTTAPWGDGSVHRGNLLDDRVKKLIAQGGVTRAALVKAMAEAGLADLRAEDVLPDLLKVVNSSPVTDTAAKAAVDKLSAWVTAGARRTETSAGSKTYAHADAIRVLDAWWPLLVKAEFEPGLGSELFTAFTANLPVDEAPSAAHGPTGAHAGSSFQYGWWSYVDKDLRSVLGESVEGPLAREYCGGGSLTACRDSLIGTLKTAAGKTAAQVYPGDDGCSAGDQWCADSIVQRPLGGINHARISWQNRPTYQQVVEFTSHR; translated from the coding sequence ATGCCACGGCGCATCCCCCGCACCGCGCTCGACAGACAGAGAACTCCCGGCAGATTCCCCGGGTTCCTGAAGACGGCATCCGTATGCGTGCTCATTGCCGGTCTTTTGTCCCCGCTTTCCCAGGCGGTCGCCGCTGAGGACGCGGACGCGGGGGCAACGGCGGTGACCGACCACTGCGGCAACCAGTGCTCCGACATCCTGCCGCCCGGCGAGAACGGCAATGCCACCCTGGCCCAGATTCTGCTCAACCAGGCCTTCGGCACCATGCCCGCGCACGCCTCCGACCAGCTCGGTCCCTACAACAACCTCGCCACCGGCTACCCCGGCCTCACCAACTCCACGATCACCAACTTCTTCAATGACGCCTCCTTCGGGGTCCCCGCCGATCAAGTCGCCTCCACCGTCAGGCCGGCCGGTCGCAGTGATGTGACGATCGTCCGCGACAAGAAGACCGGTGTGCCGCACATCACCGGTACCACCAGATACGGCACGGAGTTCGGCGCCGGCTATGCGGCGGCCGAGGACCGGCTGTGGCTCATGGACGTCTTCCGGCACGTCGGACGAGGACAGCTGACCTCCTTCGCCGGTGGCGACCCCGCCAACCAGGGCCTTGAGCAGGAGTTCTGGCGCCACGCGCCCTACACCGAGGCCGACCTCCAGGCCCAGATCGACAACGCCGTCGCCGACAACGGCGCACGCGGACAGCAGGCCCTCGCCGACGTCAACGCCTATGTCGCCGGCATCAACGCCTACATCGACGCCTCCGACAGCGGCCGCTACTTCCCCGGCGAGTACGTCCTGACCGGCCACAAGGACTCCGTCACCAACGCCGGCACGATCGAGCACTTCAAGGCCACCGACCTGGTCGCCCTCGCCTCCGTCATCGGCGCGCTGTTCGGCTCCGGAGGCGGCGGCGAGGTGAACAACGCGATGTCCCTGCTGGCCGCCCAGGAGAGATACGGCGTCGCCGAGGGCACCGAGGTCTGGGAGTCCTTCCGCGAGCGCAACGACCCCGAGGCGGTCGTCACCGTCCACGACAAGAGCTTCCCGTACGCCGAGAAGCCCGCGAACCCGCAGGGCACGGCGCTACCGGCCGCCGGTTCGGTGACCGCGGAGCCCCTGGTGTACGACCGTACGGGCAGCGCGGCCACCGCCACCGCCGCCGACACCTCGGCCACGGCGACGAAGACGGCCATGAGCTCGGCCCGCCGCGGTATGTCCAACGCCCTCGTCGTGAGCGGCGAGCACACCGCAAGCGGCCACCCCGTCGCCGTCTTCGGCCCCCAGACCGGCTACTTCGCACCCCAGCTCCTGCTCCTCCAGGAGATCCAGGGCCCGGGCATCAGCGCCCGCGGCGCCTCCTTCGCGGGTCTGAGCATGTACGTCGAACTCGGCCGCGGCCAGGACTACTCATGGAGCGCGACCACTTCCGGCCAGGACATCATCGACACCTACGCCGTCGAACTGTGCCAGGACGACTACCACTACCTCTACCGCGGCACCTGCACCGCGATGGAGAAGATCGAGCGGAAGAACGCCTGGAAGCCGACCACCGCCGACGACACCCCCGCGGGCTCGTACACCCTCAGGGTCTGGCGCACGAAATACGGACCCGTCTCGCACCGCGCGACCGTCGACGGCAAGCGCGTCGCCTACACCACCCTGCGCTCGTCCTTCTTCCACGAGGCCGACTCGATCATCGGCTTCCAGATGCTGAACGACCCCGACTACCTCAAGAGCCCCGAGACCTTCCAGACGGCGGTGCAGCACATCAACTTCACCTTCAACTGGTTCTACGCCGACTCCGAGCACACCGCCTACTACAACAGCGGCGACAACCCGGTACGGGCGACCGGCGTCGACGCCGAGTTCCCGGTGTGGGCGCAGCCGTCGTACGAGTGGCGCAACTGGAACCCGACGACCAACACCGCCGACTACACCCCGCCCTCCGCCCACCCCAACTCCATCGACCAGGACTACTACATCTCCTGGAACAACAAGCAGGCCGCCGACTACACCACCGCCCCCTGGGGCGACGGCTCGGTCCACCGCGGCAACCTCCTCGACGACCGGGTGAAGAAGCTGATCGCCCAGGGCGGGGTCACCCGAGCCGCGCTGGTGAAGGCGATGGCCGAGGCAGGGCTCGCCGATCTGCGCGCCGAGGACGTTCTGCCGGACCTGCTGAAGGTCGTGAACAGCTCCCCGGTGACCGATACGGCGGCGAAGGCGGCCGTCGACAAGCTGTCCGCGTGGGTCACGGCGGGCGCCCGGCGCACGGAGACCTCGGCGGGCTCGAAGACGTACGCCCATGCCGACGCGATCCGCGTCCTGGACGCCTGGTGGCCGCTGCTGGTGAAGGCCGAGTTCGAACCGGGCCTCGGCAGCGAGCTGTTCACCGCCTTCACCGCCAACCTGCCGGTCGACGAAGCCCCTTCGGCCGCCCACGGCCCGACCGGCGCCCATGCCGGCAGCTCCTTCCAGTACGGCTGGTGGAGCTATGTCGACAAGGATCTGCGGTCGGTGCTCGGTGAGTCGGTCGAGGGGCCGCTGGCCCGTGAGTACTGCGGCGGCGGCAGCCTGACCGCCTGCCGGGACAGCCTCATCGGCACCCTGAAGACGGCGGCCGGTAAGACCGCCGCCCAGGTCTATCCCGGCGACGACGGCTGCTCGGCGGGCGACCAGTGGTGTGCCGACTCGATCGTGCAGCGCCCGCTCGGCGGCATCAACCACGCCAGGATCAGCTGGCAGAACCGTCCGACCTACCAGCAGGTCGTGGAGTTCACCTCGCACCGGTGA
- a CDS encoding 3-keto-5-aminohexanoate cleavage protein produces MVQVCLNGPRGAADGASVPLTPEAMAESAAGAVAAGATDVHVHPKTPCGQDSLSPRVVAATLETIRARVSVPVGVTTGAWAEPSPTARVARIRSWTSLPDHASVNWHEPGAEEVAAALIDLGVGVEAGIWSGTDGAARFARSPLGPQVLRVLAEVTDTSPDTAEDSARGLLAELGSAFGRPVLLHGEDDGAWPVLRLAGRLGLATRVGLEDMLLLPTGERAASNAQLVTAGLIQYGTAGRDASRP; encoded by the coding sequence ATGGTGCAGGTCTGTTTGAACGGGCCCCGCGGGGCGGCCGACGGTGCGTCGGTGCCGCTCACGCCGGAGGCGATGGCCGAGTCCGCGGCCGGTGCGGTGGCAGCCGGTGCCACAGATGTGCATGTTCATCCCAAGACACCCTGCGGACAGGACAGCCTGTCCCCACGCGTCGTGGCGGCGACGCTGGAGACGATACGGGCGCGGGTGTCCGTGCCGGTCGGGGTGACGACGGGCGCGTGGGCCGAGCCGTCTCCCACGGCGCGAGTGGCTCGCATAAGGTCCTGGACGTCGCTCCCCGACCACGCCTCGGTCAACTGGCACGAGCCCGGGGCGGAGGAGGTGGCCGCCGCGCTGATCGACCTGGGAGTCGGGGTGGAGGCCGGGATCTGGTCAGGGACGGACGGGGCCGCGCGATTCGCTCGCTCACCCCTGGGGCCGCAGGTGCTGCGGGTGCTGGCGGAAGTGACGGACACATCGCCGGACACGGCCGAGGACAGTGCGCGGGGCCTGCTGGCCGAGCTGGGATCCGCCTTTGGCCGGCCCGTGCTGCTGCACGGCGAGGACGACGGGGCGTGGCCGGTACTGCGGCTGGCGGGACGGCTGGGGCTGGCGACGCGGGTTGGGCTCGAGGACATGCTGCTGCTGCCGACCGGCGAACGGGCGGCGTCCAACGCACAGTTGGTAACAGCGGGGCTGATCCAGTACGGAACGGCGGGCCGGGACGCTAGCAGGCCCTAA